One window from the genome of Glycine soja cultivar W05 chromosome 12, ASM419377v2, whole genome shotgun sequence encodes:
- the LOC114380321 gene encoding cyclin-dependent kinases regulatory subunit 1-like: MGEISYSDKYYDDTYEYRHVVLPPEVAKLLPKNRLLSENECRAIGVQQSRGWVHYAIHRPEPQIMLFRRPLNCQEQQQENQAQII; encoded by the exons ATGGGTGAGATCTCGTACTCCGATAAGTACTACGACGATACTTATGAATATCG ACACGTGGTTCTGCCTCCTGAAGTTGCCAAACTGCTTCCTAAGAATCGACTTCTCTCCGAA AATGAGTGTCGAGCAATTGGGGTTCAACAGAGCCGTGGTTGGGTTCATTATGCAATTCATCGACCTGAGCCACAAATAATGCTTTTCAGGAGGCCTTTGAATTGTCAGGAGCAGCAGCAGGAAAACCAGGCCCAAATTATTTGA